The Candidatus Ozemobacteraceae bacterium genome segment ATCGAGAACCTGAGCGTCGGGAAGCGGCCGCCCGGCTTCCAGGCGAAGCACCAGCAAATCGCGGCTGTTCCTCGTACGGGCGACGATCTGGAAGTTCTGGCTCACCGCAAGGGTCGCTAGGCCGGCGGCAACGTCGCCGGGAAGCAGGTTGATACCGCCGATCACGAGCAGATCGTCGCATCGCCCCAGCAGTTCGAAGGTCCTGCCGGAGAAGCCGCAGGCGCACTCGTCCATCTCGACCCAGCGTCCGAGGTCGCCCGTCTTGTATCGCACAACCGGCATCAGCAGACGAGTCAGGTTGGTCGAGACGATCTCGCCCGGCTCGCCGTCGCTTCGCACGGCGCCGGTTTCCGGATTGACGATCTCGACGAACTGGTATCCCTCCAGTACATGGTGCAGGGAGCCCCCGAGATGCATGCACTGGTAGCCGATCGGGCCGGTGTCTACGCAGGCATACCCCGCGGAACGAACGAACTCGCACCCGAGCGTGCGACGCAGGAACTCTACCGTCGGCGCCCGCAGATGTTCACCGCCGTAGAGAATTTTCCTGATCCGCACGTTCGAACCGCTCCGCTCGACCTCCTCGGCCAGCTTGATGATCACGGACGGCAGGCCGACGAGCGCGTTGGCGTTGAACGCCTGCAGAAACTTGATCATCATGTCGAAACTGGTCGCGCCCCCGATCGGCATGTTCAGGCAACCGATGTTCTCGAGCGCCCGACCAGCGACGTTGAAGCTGGTCCAGAGGTTGCCGGCGAGAAAGATATTCCCGACGACGTCTTCGGGCTCGAGCCCCGCGGTGGAATAGATAAATCCCAATACATCAGTTGCTATTTTATATTCCTCGTTGGAATACAGCGCGAATTTCGGCTGGCCGGTCGTTCCGCCGGACGCGTAGACGTAGGCGTCGGCCATCGGCCCGGTCAGGATGTCGTTCGAGAGGGGCGGCGAGTGGCGGTAGAACGTGTCGCGATCCAGCAGAGGAAGCGCACGGAGGCGTTCCGCCGGCGACCGATGCTTTTTTTCCGCCGCGGTGACGAGGGGCCCGTAAAAGGGAGATCGGCGCAGGGCATCGAGAAGGTTGCTGATGATGCGCCCCGGCTCGTTCCGGTGTTCCCGGTCGATCCATTCGACGAGTTGGGAAAGCAGGAACGCACCTTCGTGCGGGGCGCCCGCCTTTCCCTCGCTCATGCCGCCGAACTCGGTGATGCGCTTGGCGCCGGCGGCCGGCAGTCGTTCCTCGAGTGTCTCCCGGCAGGCCGGGCCGACCGCGAGGCCGACGGTCTGGAGATACGCGCCGATCGGGCGGATTTCCTCCATCAGGCGGTCGACCGACGGTACGAGTTTGAAGAACAGCGTCCGGTTCAGGCAGGACACCTTGAACGCGGGGTCCTCCTCATAGACGAGCGTCCAGTCGAACGCATCTGGGCAGATCAGCTTCGCCCGCCCTTTCACTTCGGCCATCAGGGCCAGCTCGCGCACCTTGCGGATCTCGACCTTCTCGTCGAAACCGATCGGCCCGATCGGCAGTTCTTTCGAAACCCGTTGCAATTCGGCGCTCAGCCGCTCCATCAGGACGAATACCGACTTTGGCGAGTCTCCGATGGTATAGACCAGGTGAGGCGACGAGCAGGCCTGCTGATCCCAGGCGCAGAGATCGAGCGCGAGGCCGCGCACGACCTCGTCCGGCAGACCGGCTTCAAGCGTTTCGGCGTCGGCGACGGCAAACGAGTAGCGGGGCCCGTTTTCGATCAGTCTCGTTCCGCTGCCGATGCGCTTGCGCACCGAGGCAAGCGCATCGCGACCGCCCCAGAAGACGACCGTCAGATCGGCCGACAGAAGCGATCCTTCGACCGTTTCGTCTCCGCCTTTCCAGGATACGATTGCCTGGTTCGGCCAGACGAGGCCGTCTGGATCGCTTTCGCGCAGGCTTTGCATGAACAGGCGCGGGAACACGGGATCGACGTGCGACATCTTCAGGATGTTCGCGTTCTTCGTGAGAATGCCCGCCAGCAGGCTGTCGACAGCGCCCACGAAGACGTTTCCGGCGGCGAGATGGACCACGACGCCGCGGGGGATGGCCCGAAGATCGTATCCGAGGTCGTTCCGGGCAACCCAGCCATCCATGACGGCCAGTTCGCCGATCTCACCGAACAAGCGAGCCTCGGTCGCATCGTGCCGGCACAGTTCGGCGACGACGTCGAGTCCTTTTTCGACCATCTCGGGGCTGAAGCCGATCAGGCCGGGAAGTTCCCTCTGAGCGGTCTTGCGAAGCGGGTGTTCCGGGTCCGCCCAGACGGCTGCCACACGGTCGAGAACCTCGATGACCTCGTGGATCGGGACCGAAGCTGCAGCCGAGGCGCGTTCCCGTCCGGCGGCGATCAACGAAGGGATCTTCTCCCCGTTCAGTGAAGCGTCGGCAACCTCGGCACCAAATATAGTCGTAGATATCATATTCATCGACTCACTGTTTCAGAAGATCGAGTGCGGAGATGGCGCATCCCTTGTGTTTCGCCACGCCCGCGCGGCCGAGGATTTCCAGCGTTTTTCCGGAGCGGCCGCAGGGGCAGCCGCCGGCCAGGCGAGCCCGGTCCGTCGTCAGAAGCGAGATCGAGGGATAGCTCGAAAGATACGGCGTCATCAGATGCAGCAGGCCAGGCTCTCCGTCGGGAAGCGGCTTCAGCGTTTCCGGATCGACGACCTGCGCCCGGGCGAACACCGGGACATGCAGGCGGCCGCACTCGCAGTCGACGTAAGGAATGCCGTGCTCGACCATGCCGAAACTGTCGCGAATGTTCCGCTCGGGCATTCCGAGAATCGCCGACACGCGTTTTTTGAACAGGTCTTTCGTCACTTCGCGGTCTTTGTGAATCTTCCAGCCGCCGCCGGTGATGACGAACGCGCGCTCGCCGAGCGTCAGCCGCTTGCCGCGCGATTCGAGTTCGTCGCAGACCTGCCAGAGGTAGGCGGGAAACCCGAGAATGCGAACCGGCCGGCCGCGTCCGGCGAACGTCAGAAGTCGACGCACCGTCATGCCGAGATCGAACTCGAACGCTCCGGTCGCCTCGCTCCAGCGGATCGCGTAGAACACCGATCCGCGCCGCGTGAGACCGGTCAGGATCTTGTCGGAAAACGCCGTTCCCACGTTCTTTGCGATGCGCGGGTCGTAGGTGAAGCAGAGAT includes the following:
- a CDS encoding acyl-protein synthetase; this translates as MAEKPPFEACGRLFDLSDAFAHCRATDALFVDAMRETLAWHRARCPEFAGFLQAKGLTEDASPVPEDIPPLLVTIFKEHRLISIPDSKIKIELTSSGTGGQRSAIVLDKRSYDRILRVVDAIFGSLGLVNREETADYLCFTYDPRIAKNVGTAFSDKILTGLTRRGSVFYAIRWSEATGAFEFDLGMTVRRLLTFAGRGRPVRILGFPAYLWQVCDELESRGKRLTLGERAFVITGGGWKIHKDREVTKDLFKKRVSAILGMPERNIRDSFGMVEHGIPYVDCECGRLHVPVFARAQVVDPETLKPLPDGEPGLLHLMTPYLSSYPSISLLTTDRARLAGGCPCGRSGKTLEILGRAGVAKHKGCAISALDLLKQ
- a CDS encoding acyl-CoA reductase; its protein translation is MISTTIFGAEVADASLNGEKIPSLIAAGRERASAAASVPIHEVIEVLDRVAAVWADPEHPLRKTAQRELPGLIGFSPEMVEKGLDVVAELCRHDATEARLFGEIGELAVMDGWVARNDLGYDLRAIPRGVVVHLAAGNVFVGAVDSLLAGILTKNANILKMSHVDPVFPRLFMQSLRESDPDGLVWPNQAIVSWKGGDETVEGSLLSADLTVVFWGGRDALASVRKRIGSGTRLIENGPRYSFAVADAETLEAGLPDEVVRGLALDLCAWDQQACSSPHLVYTIGDSPKSVFVLMERLSAELQRVSKELPIGPIGFDEKVEIRKVRELALMAEVKGRAKLICPDAFDWTLVYEEDPAFKVSCLNRTLFFKLVPSVDRLMEEIRPIGAYLQTVGLAVGPACRETLEERLPAAGAKRITEFGGMSEGKAGAPHEGAFLLSQLVEWIDREHRNEPGRIISNLLDALRRSPFYGPLVTAAEKKHRSPAERLRALPLLDRDTFYRHSPPLSNDILTGPMADAYVYASGGTTGQPKFALYSNEEYKIATDVLGFIYSTAGLEPEDVVGNIFLAGNLWTSFNVAGRALENIGCLNMPIGGATSFDMMIKFLQAFNANALVGLPSVIIKLAEEVERSGSNVRIRKILYGGEHLRAPTVEFLRRTLGCEFVRSAGYACVDTGPIGYQCMHLGGSLHHVLEGYQFVEIVNPETGAVRSDGEPGEIVSTNLTRLLMPVVRYKTGDLGRWVEMDECACGFSGRTFELLGRCDDLLVIGGINLLPGDVAAGLATLAVSQNFQIVARTRNSRDLLVLRLEAGRPLPDAQVLDGLGHGSYKLAKAIKDGWLNVEIEWLPPGGLPRSIRTGKIKTVIDERQG